The nucleotide sequence AAAGCCGCCGGAGTATCGCCGTGGCCCGGCGGCCGGCCCCGGGTTTGGGGCGGTCCGTCGGGGAGAGGCACCGCGCCTGATACGGCAACGGCGCCTTCATGGTCGCGCTACGCCAGCGGCTTTTCCAGAATCAATAAGCGGTTCAGCAGCTCCACTTCCACTTCCTTCACCCGGAAGCCCAGCTGGGGCAGAAACTCGGCCAGCTCCTGCCCTTGAATACTTAGGTGAGCAGCCGTAAGCGTGTTGGCCAGCACCCGGCCGCCGGGCGTGAGCAGCCGCCAGACCTGCTGCCAGAAGTCCTCGGTGCGGAGGCCGGCCGGCAGGTCGAGGTCAATGAACAGGTCGATAATAATCAGGTCGAAGGAAGCGGCCGGGGCCGTGCGCACCCAGGCAAAGGCATCGGCGCACACGATGGCCAGGTCGGGGCCGGGCTGAATGTTGAACTCCGTAGCGGCCAGCTGGATGATGGTGGGGTCGAGCTCGATGGCGGTGAGGTGTCCGGCGGCGGGGTGCTCCTTGCGCAGGGTTTCCACTACGGAGCCGCCGCCCAGCCCCAGCAGCAGCAGTTGCCGGGCTGTTTCGGGCGCCACAAACAGCAGCCCGTAGCGCAGCACCCGCTGCAACGAGCCGTAGGAATAGTTGGCGTGGCGCGTATCCAGCAGCTTGCGGCCCCGGTACCACGTCACTTCCAGCGGCCCGTTGATGGCCGACGTGGTGGTGCGGGTCAGGGGAATCAGGTAGCTCAGGTAGCGGCGGAGGAAGGTCAGCATGGTGGCGCAAGGTAAGACGGCCACCTCCGGAAGCGCAAAAGTCCGGGCCCCGGCAGGCAGCACGAGTCTGTGCTGCCTGCCGGGGCCCGGACTTATCAGGCCGGGGCGACGCTGCCTACTGAACGGCTTTCACCTGGTAGCCCTGCTGGCGCAGCAGCGCCAGCACGCCCTTCGGCCCGCCGAGGTGGGCGGCGCCTACCGCAAAAAACGTAGGCTGGCCGGCGGCCATCTTCTCGATGCCGGCAATCCAGCGCTGGTTGCGGTCATCGAGCAGCAGGCCGTTGTACTCGGTGAAGCCGAACAGGCTTTTGCTGCTCATTTCGCGCAGGGCTTCCACCTGCTGCGTTTTGTAGAGGCCCACCATCTGCTGCATCTCCTGCTTCATGGCAGCCTCCTGGGTTACCATATCGGTCAGCATCTTGCTTTGGGCGGCGTACGGGATTTTGTCGAAGACGCCGAGCTGGTCCTGCATGGTTTCCAAACCCAGCACCTCTTTTTTCTGCTCCTGGGCCATTTTCATGAACGCGGCCTCGTAGCTGGCAGGCTGGCAGCCCATCAGGGCCGGCATCAGCATTGAGCCCAGGAAAAACGGCTTGATGGACCCCACCTTGTCGATGGGCAGGCCGGCTTTGGCCTGCAGGTAGGTGCCAAAGGCAGCGTAGTCGGCCGGCGACATGAGGGTCTGCAGGGTCTGGCCGCCGCTCATCAGCATGCCGGCCTGAGCCTGCTGGGCCATCGTGGGGTCGTCCATGTCCATTTCCAGCACCACCTGCTTGCTGTTGCCCACAGCCTGCTTCACGGCTTCCGACACCTGCATATCGGCGGGGCAAATCATGTGGATGGTGCCAAACACGTAGGAAGGCGCGCTCAGGCCCTTGCCTGATACTTCCCACAGCAGCGAGTTGGCAGTGGCGGCCGTAGCCGTGGGCTGGGCCTTGGCAGACGCTTTGGTGGTTTTTTTCTGGGCCGAAGCAGTGAGCGAGGTCAGCAGCAGGGCAGCGGCGAAGGCGGTTTTGCGAAACAGACGCATGAGGAGAAAAATAAGAGAGGGAAGATACTGGCTGAATCGCCTGACCTGGCCATTCATTACAGCATCTCCCCTCTTTTTTTCAGTGCGCGGCTTTCGGCCGCAGGCCGGCTAGCTTTTGCTGGCCGCCACGCGCCACACTTTGTTGCCGGCATCGTCGAGCACCAGCAGCGAGCCGTCGGGCATCGTCGTGACGCCTACCGGGCGGCCGTACACTTCTTTTTCGCCGGCGTTGGCAATGAAGCCGGTCACGAAGTCTTCCATCTTGCCGGCTGGCTTACCGCCCGCAAACGGCACGAATACCACCTTGTAGCCCGAAAACTCCGAGCGGTTCCAGGAGCCGTGCTGGCCCACGAAAGCCCCCTGCTGGTAGCGGGTCGGGAACGTCTGGCCTTTGTAGAATGCCAGCCCCAACGAAGCCGTATGCGGCCCCAGCGCCACTTCGGGCACCAGCGTCTTCTTCACCAGATCGGGCCGCTCGCCTTTGCGGCGTGGGTCTTCCTTGGGGCCGAAGTAGGCGTAGGGCCAACCGTAGAAGGCGCCGGGCTGCACGCTGGTGAGGTAGTCGGGCACGAGGTCGTCGCCGAGTTCGTCGCGCTCATTCACGGCCGTCCAGAGCGTTTTGGTGCCGGGCGCCCAGTCCATGCCCACGGGGTTGCGCAGGCCGGCGGCGTAGATTTTCTCGCCGCTGCCGTCGGGGTTTATCTCCAGGATGTTGGCCCTGCGCTGCTCGTTTTCCATGCCGTTTTCGCCCACGTTGGAGCCCGAGCCCACGCTCACATAGATCTTCGAGCCATCGGCATTAGCCAGCAGGTTGCGGGTCCAGTGGTTGTTGTAGCCGCTGGCGGGCAGCTCCAGAATCTTCTGGCCGGGGCCCGTGATTTTAGTCTGGCCGGCTTTGTAGGCGTAGCGCACCACGCCATCGGTGTTGGCCACGTAGAAGTAGTCGCCGAGTACCAGCATGCCCAGCGGCTGGTTGAGGTTGGCTAGGAAGGTTTCGCGCACGTCGGGCTTACCGTCCTTGTTGGTGTCGCGCAGCAGCGTAATGCGGTTGGCACTGGTTTCCTTCAGAGATTTCGAGGTATCCAGCTCCAGCTTGGCGGCCACCTTCTTCTTGAAGGAAGTCGGCACCGTGTTGGACTCGGCCACCAGCACGTCGCCGTTGGGCGTGATGTAGGCCCAGCGCGGGCTGTTGAAGCTGCCGGCATACTCCGTAATCACGAAGCCAGCGGGCACTACCGGCGTTTTGCCGGCCGGCCAACCAATCACCTTGCTGCGCTTGGTAGCCGACTTGGTGGCGTAGGGCTCGGGCAAAGCCGGCGCGGTGGCAGTGGGCTGGATAGCAGAATCGGGCGTAGCTACCGTCTGGGCAGGCGTGTTGGCGGGCGTATCGGTGGCGGGCTGGCCCTGGTTGCAGGATGCCAGCAGCAGCAGGGCCGCTACCGGCCCCGGAAAAGTCAGGTGTTTCATGTCAGAGTAGAATACGGAACCCGTTTCTACCCGCTTTAGCCTGATATAGTTACGTCGGCGGTGTTCCGGGCGACGGATGCCGGGGCAGCCGGGCGGCCCAGCACCCGCCGCAGCCAACGGTTGAGGGGCTCTTCCAGCAGCCGGTACAACAGAATGGAGCCTACGTACAGCAGCAGCACGCACACTATCTGGTTGCCAACAACTTCGTACAGCAGCTGCTGAAACACGCCCATATGGATCAGGTAGAAGGCGTAGGAGCTTTTGCCCAGCAGCACCAGCGGCCCGCTGCCCAGCAGGCGGCGCAGCCAGGTGTCTTCCTGCACCAGCCCCCACAGCAGCGGCCCGATGCCCACCAGCGGCAGCACCATATTGTTGATAAACATGCCCGGCCAGGTCATCACCCCGAAGGCATACTCCTCGGGGCCGTGCAGCCGGCTTAGGGCCGCCACGCAGGCCAGCATGCCGGCCAGGCCCACGTAGGTGAGGCCCTGAAACGGCAGCTGCCCGCCGCGCTGCCGCAGCCACCAGGCCAGCGCCACGCCCGTGAAAAACTCAGCGGCCCGGCCCAGGTACACGAACTGCAGCAGGAAATCGAAGGAATCGAAGAAGCCGTGCCAGGGCTGCGGCCGCCCGGCCAGCACCAGCGCCCCGCCCACCGCCAGCAGCACCAGCGGCAGCGCCCAAAGCCAGTGCGCGCTGCGCCGCACCAGCCAGAAAGCCAGCGGCGCCGACACGTAGAACATTTCCTCGGTGGTCAACGACCAGCCCTGCGCAATGCCGGTGTAGAGGTACTGCTGGAACAGGCCCCGCAGAAACGTGATATTGAGCACGTACTGCTCCAGCAGGTTGTCGGCCGTGTCGCGCCCCAGGTAATAGCATAGAACGAACGTGGCCGTGGTGAGCAGAAAGTACAACGGGTAGATGCGGGCAAAGCGGTTGGCGAAGTAGGTCCGCAGTTGCAGCCGCTCCTGCCCCAGGTAGCGGTAGCCAATCAGAAAGCCGCTGAGCACGAAGAAAATGGTGACGCCGATGTGCAGCTCAGCCGCCAGCGTATGCACCGTCCAGCCGAATTTCTCCGCCGAAAACGGGTTGAAGTGGTGCACAAACACCAGCCCCGCCGCCACGGCCCGCAGGCCCGTCAGGGCCGGAAAGTATTGTCTGGACTCGGGCTGTGCTGTAGGCATTCGGAGAGGATATAGGCTTTAGGAATAGGCGAACCGGCCGGCTAGCTACCGGCCCAGCAGAAACCGGAGCGGCACGGCTACGCGCTGTTGCCAGGCGGCTTCGTTGTGGGCGGCACCGGCGTACTTGCGGGTCAGCCAGCGCTGGCGCGGGTAGCGCACGGCCCGCAGCAGGCTGTCCACGCGCTGCTGGTGAGGCTCGTACCAGGCATCGAGGGTGGTGGTGCCGTAGTCGAAGTAGAGGCGCGGACGCAAGCGTCCGGTGAGGCGGGGCTGCAGGTAGACCAGCATGGCCGTGGTGAAGTCGGGCGTGCTTTCCTTGAGGCTCAGGGGCCAGTGCGTGGAGAGGCAGGCCGCGCCGCCAAACACCTGTGGGTACTCCATAGCCGCGTACAGCGAAATCAGCCCGCCCATGCTGCTACCGGCCACAAACGTATCGAGCCGCCGCGGGCTGGTGCGGTACTGGCTGTCGATGCGCGGCTTCAGCTCCTGCACCAGAAACTTCAGGTAGTCGTCGGAAAGTGGAGTGCCGGGGCGCTCCTGCGCCAGCCGGGCGCGGCGGGCTTCGGGCATGGCGGCATAGGGCTTGGCCGGGGCGTACTCGCGGAAGCGGCGGTCGGTATTCCAGACACCCACCACAATGCAGGCCCGCGCCTGCTTGGCCCCAATCAACTGCGTAAGCACGCTGTCGACTTCCCAGGCAGTACCGCCGTAGGACGTGGCGCGCTCAAACAGGTTCTGGCCGTCGTGCATGTACAGCACGGGGTAGCGGCGGCCCTGCTCGTAGCCGGGCGGCAGCCACACGCTCACGCGGCGGGGCTGCACAAACCGGGAAGTCACCAGGCCAAGCTGTTCCAGCCGGGCCGGCGAAGGCGTGGCGGGTTGGGCCGAGGAGGAAAAAGCCAGCCACAACAGCGGCAGCAGCACGAGCAGGCGCAGATTCATGCCGCAAGTATAACCACAAGCCCCGCCCCGATTGCCACCAAACGCCAAGTGGCTGCCTCCGTTGCCGGAAACAGCCACCCGTAAGTTGCGTTGAGCAGCCGGAAAAGGCCTAGCCGCGCGGCATCGACGTGCCGGGGCGGCCGACTGGCTTCACCTCGGGCTTGAACATATCGTCCACGTTGTCCATGTCGAGGAAGTCGGTGAACGTGTCGCCGCGCAAGCCCAGGCGGATGGTTTCCAGGCTCACGATTTCGTTGGGCGCAATGTTGCCCAGGTTCACGTTGGGACCCAGCAGCTTGATAAACCACACCTGCTGTGCTTTCTGCGGGGCTTCCCACAGGATTTTCTCGAACGGAATCTGGGTCAGGATTTCCTCAACCAGGCCCGAGCGCACCTCGCCGGTGCTGCGGAACAAACCCACGTTGCCGGCCTCGCGGGCTTCGCCAATCACCTTCACGGCGCCGGCTTCCAGCTCCGTTTTCATCTGCGAAATCCACTTGTAGGGCGGAATGATCTTCTCGGCATCCTTCGAGCCTACTTCGCTCAGCACCTGCACATCCTGGGCCAGGGTGCGGATGTACTCCAGCTTTTTGTCGTGTACTAGGTCAATCGAGCCGTCCGATACTTCGGCGTATTCCATGCCGTACTCTTCCAGCAGGCGGCGGTAGTCGTCGAACTGGTTGCGGATGATGAACGCCTCGAACAGCGTGCCCCCGAAATACACCGGAATGCCGGCTTCCTTGTAGGCCGCCAGCTTGCGCTTGAGGTTGGGCGTCACGAAGGACGTGGCCCAGCCCAGCTTCACGATATCGGTGTAAGGCGCGCCCACTTCCAGAAAGTCTTCTACTTCGCGCACACTCAGGCCTTTGTCCATTACCATGGTAAAGCCTTGCTCGCGGGGCTTGGCAGTGCGTTCAGGAAGTTGTGAGAGGTTGTAGTTCATGCTGAAGGGTCTTGGTTAGATTGGGTTTGAGGGCCTGACCAGCAGGCAACACTCCCGGCCCGATGAAGGCAATGCGGCAAAAGTAAGCCCGAATTTTATAACAGAAGGCCTGAGAAGACGTCGGGCGGCAGCGCAACCCATCCTCTTCCCAGGCCTTCAGTACCCGGCTTACGGCTTATTTATTTCCGATACTGGTCGATCAGGCGGGCCAGCGCCTGCTGCGACTCCAGCTCCGGGAAGTACTCAAACAGCAACTTGTGCTTGTCGAAATCCAGCACCAGTGCGTTTTCCAGCGTTTCGTAGGCGTCGCGGAAGCGACCGGCGGCCAGCTGGTAAGCGCACAGCCGGTAGTGCAGCTCGGCTTCCAGCGGCTGCACTTCCACGGCGTTGCGCATCAGGTCAATGGCGCCCTGAAAATTGCCCTGCTCGTAGAGGATGATGCTCCAGTTCAGCCACACGTCTTTGCTGTCGGGGGCCACTTCGGCCGCCTTCTCGTAGGCGTCCAGCGCACTCACCACGTTGCCGACTTGGTACTCGGCCGCCGCCAGCGCCATCCAGTATTCCACGCTTTCGGCGTAGATGCCCACAGCCTTCCGGAAGAAGTGCGTGGCCTCGAGGTAGCGCTCCTGCTCGTTCATGATGATGCCGATGCCAAACCAGGCCTCATCCATCTCCGGCTCCAAGTCGATAGACTTCTGGTAGAAGCGGCGGGCGGCGTCCCACTCGCGCAGCTTCTCGTGGCACTCGCCAATGTTGCAGAGCGCCTCCGGCGTCGGCTGGCCCTCAGGATAGCTCAGTTCAAACTCCCCAATGGCCTCCCGGTAGCGCTCCTGGCTGACATACACGCTAGCCAGATAGGCGTGTGCCTCCAGAAACTTGCCATCCACCAAAATGGCATATTCGAAGGCCGCCACGGCCTTGTCCAGTTGCTCCAAGCGGTAGTACGCCTGCCCCAGGTTGTACCAGGCAATGGCCGAGTACGGGTCGTCGTCGGTGAAGCGCTGGAAAAACGGCAGGTTTTCTTCCAGCCGCTCGCTCACCTCCAGGCAGTACAGCAGCTCCTGCACCGCCACGTCGTTGTCGGCGTTGATGCGCAGGCTTTTCTTGTAGTACTTGGCCGCGCTCTTGAACTTCTGCCAGCTTTGGTACGCAAGGCCCAGGTTGAAGAAGATGTCGTCGCGGTCGGGCGCGCGCTCAGCAGCCTGCAGGAAGAACGCCACGGCTTCCGCGAATTCGCCTTTCTGGGTGGCAATGATGCCGCGCGTTACCGCCACGTCCGGGTTGTCGGGGTCGAGGTGGGCTACGTTTTCAATCTGGCTGCTGGCTTCCAGGTACTCGCCTTTCATGGCCAGTACCTGCGAGCGGTCAATCAGGAGTTCGGTGCTGAAAGGGTATTGGGCAATGGCAGCCTCACAGGCCTGCAAGGCCTTGTCGTACTGCGTGTTGGTGGTATAATGGTCGATGATGTTCTCAAAATCGGCCAGGTCGAAAAAGACGGGCTCGTTCTGGGCCACCATCCGCTCGAAACGGCGCACGGTGTCCAATACTTCGTCCCGGTCCTCATAATTTTCATTCATTCTCATGCAGCTACAATCAAGTGCCGGTTATCCGTCAAAACGGCAGCCCCAGCGGGCTTCCCTCCGGCCAAACCCGCTTCAATACGGGTTATGGCCTAATATACAACAACCGCACCGGAGCCGGGCAGGTTCGCATGGCGTCATACCACGTGAAAAATAGTCGCCGGCGGCTTCCGGCTTACTGGCCGCTACCCTGCGTGTGGGCTGGCTGCTGGCGGCGCTGCAGTTGCTCGCAGCACCACGCTATGGTTTCCTGCAGCGGCCGAAAGAGCCGCCCGGTGGCCTGCTGCACCTTTTCGGCGCGATACAGAACGGGGCGGCGGCCAGCCCGGGCCGTGTCTTTGGTGATGAGCGGCCGAGCACCGGTCAGCACCGACCGCAGATGCTCCAGCCGCCAGATGCCTTCCGCCACCCAGTCGGGAACGGCCACGGTAGGCGGCCGGCGCCCGAAACAGGCTGCCGCGCGGGCCAGAAACTCTTGTAGCGGCAGGCTACCGGCACTCAGCACGTAGCGCTCCGCCGTCAGCTGGGTATCGAGCGTGAGGTAGAGCATACAATCCACCACGTCGCGCACATCCACAAAATTGACGCTGCCTGGCGTGTAGAAGCGGTGCTGCTGCCAAGCGTACCGAAACAGCCGGGTGCTGCTCCGCTCCCAGTCGGCCGGCCCCAGTATCACCGACGGGCACACGATTACGGCCTGCAGCCCTTCGGCCACGCCGCGCCACACCTCCAACTCCGCCAGGTATTTGGATGTGGCGTAGGCTCCATGCTCGGCGCCCAGGTCCCACTTAGTGTTTTCATCTAGCAGTTGGGGCTGGCTACCGGGCACTACGCTCGTCTCGGTAGCGCCACCACCCAGTGCCGCCACCGACGACACCTGGCAGAGTCGCACGCCCGGCTGGCGCAGGCAGGCATCCACGATGGCCGCTGTGCCCTCTACGTTCACCTGCAGCAGTGCCTCCTCGTCCTGCGGAGCGTAGGACACCAGCCCGGCGCAGTGAAATACGTGGGTGATGCCCTCCAGCGCAGTGGTCAGCAACGTCGTATCCCGTAGATCTCCTTCCACCCAATCCACTCCTTCGGCACCAGCCAGCGCCGGTATCTGCTGCCGATAGAGGGCGCGCACCCGCAGGCCACGGGCTACCAGCGCCGGAATCAGAAAACTTCCTATAAGGCCGCTGCCGCCGGTCACGAAAATCATGCAGTTCTTCAATCCGTTACAGCGTGTTGTTGAGCAGCGGCAGCGCCAGCAGTTTGCGCATGTATTCAGCCGGCAACACCTTGTCGCGCAGCGTAGCGGTGTGCTTGAGGTTGTGCGCGTCCGTGCCGACCATATCCACCAAACCGGCATCAACCAGCTTCTCCGCCACCCGTTTCGCACCAGCCGAGTAGTAGCCGGCCAGCGAATTCAGATTGACCTGCAGCATAGCACCGTTTTCACGCACCTTCACCAGATCCTCAAACCGACCATAGAAGTAGGTGTACCGCTCGGGGTGGGCCAGCACGGGCTGGTAGTTTCGGCTTTGCAGCTGGAAGATGGTTTCGGCGAGGTTCAGCGGCTCGTTGATGTAGCTAGTTTCTACCAGAATGTAACGCTTCTCGCCCCCGAAGGTCAGCATTTCGTCGCCGCGCTCAAGCCGCGGGCCAAACCATTCGTCAAGGTAATATTCGGCGGCGCACTCCAGCGTCATATCCTCCAGGCCAGCTGCACTGGCTGCCTGCCGCAGCGCTCGTAGCGCCCCTCGGATACCGTCAGGCGTATTCTTATAGAAGTCGCCCATGATATGGGGCGTCATGATCAGCTTACGATACCCCAGGGCGCGCAACTCCCGCAGCAACTCCAACGACTGCTCCAGGTTTTCGGCCCCGTCGTCAAGGCCGGGCAGCACGTGCGAGTGCATGTCGGCACCCAATTCTGCAAGCCCATCGGCAGCCAAAGCCGGCAAGGTAGCCGCACTGCCAAAGAGCTTCTGAAAGAAGGATGCCATAGCCGCTGTCCGGATTTAAGAGAAGCGCTTGCGCAGGCGCGCCAGCTTGCCGTCGGCCGGCTTAGTTTCTTCGTAATAGCCCTGTCCGTAGCCATATCCATACCCATAGCCATATCCGTAGCCATACAGGCCGCTGGAAGTAGCATCATTGAGGATAACGCTCAAACGGGTGAAGTTATTCGCCTTGGCCAGTTTGTTGATGTTCTTCAGGAAGGCCTTTTTCGAGTAGTTGGCCCGCACAATATAAATCGGAATATCGGCCTTGCGCATGATCAGGATGCCATCCGTCACCAGCCCAACCGGCGGCGTATCGATAAGAATGACATCGTACATCTGGTGCAGCTCTGCCAGCAGCTCATCAAACCTGCCGCTCAGAATCAGCTCCGACGGGTTAGGAGGCGTTGGTCCGGCCGAGATGAAGTCCAGCGTGGGGATAGAGGTATGCTGGATACACTCTGCAATGGAATGCTTGTCGATGAGAATGGTGCTCACACCCTTCACGTTCTCCGCACCGAAAGCCAGGTTGACCTTAGGCTTGCGCATATCCAGGTCCAGAATCACAACGCGCTGCTCCGATAGCGCAATAATCCCCCCCAAGTTTACCGACACGAATGTCTTGCCCTCCCCAGAGATGGTAGACGTAACCGAAATCAGCCGCTTCTTTTTGGCAGAGCTGATAAAGTCCAAGTTGGTGCGGATAGAGCGGATGGATTCAGAAA is from Hymenobacter yonginensis and encodes:
- a CDS encoding spermidine synthase, with translation MLTFLRRYLSYLIPLTRTTTSAINGPLEVTWYRGRKLLDTRHANYSYGSLQRVLRYGLLFVAPETARQLLLLGLGGGSVVETLRKEHPAAGHLTAIELDPTIIQLAATEFNIQPGPDLAIVCADAFAWVRTAPAASFDLIIIDLFIDLDLPAGLRTEDFWQQVWRLLTPGGRVLANTLTAAHLSIQGQELAEFLPQLGFRVKEVEVELLNRLLILEKPLA
- a CDS encoding TraB/GumN family protein; protein product: MRLFRKTAFAAALLLTSLTASAQKKTTKASAKAQPTATAATANSLLWEVSGKGLSAPSYVFGTIHMICPADMQVSEAVKQAVGNSKQVVLEMDMDDPTMAQQAQAGMLMSGGQTLQTLMSPADYAAFGTYLQAKAGLPIDKVGSIKPFFLGSMLMPALMGCQPASYEAAFMKMAQEQKKEVLGLETMQDQLGVFDKIPYAAQSKMLTDMVTQEAAMKQEMQQMVGLYKTQQVEALREMSSKSLFGFTEYNGLLLDDRNQRWIAGIEKMAAGQPTFFAVGAAHLGGPKGVLALLRQQGYQVKAVQ
- a CDS encoding PQQ-dependent sugar dehydrogenase, with the protein product MKHLTFPGPVAALLLLASCNQGQPATDTPANTPAQTVATPDSAIQPTATAPALPEPYATKSATKRSKVIGWPAGKTPVVPAGFVITEYAGSFNSPRWAYITPNGDVLVAESNTVPTSFKKKVAAKLELDTSKSLKETSANRITLLRDTNKDGKPDVRETFLANLNQPLGMLVLGDYFYVANTDGVVRYAYKAGQTKITGPGQKILELPASGYNNHWTRNLLANADGSKIYVSVGSGSNVGENGMENEQRRANILEINPDGSGEKIYAAGLRNPVGMDWAPGTKTLWTAVNERDELGDDLVPDYLTSVQPGAFYGWPYAYFGPKEDPRRKGERPDLVKKTLVPEVALGPHTASLGLAFYKGQTFPTRYQQGAFVGQHGSWNRSEFSGYKVVFVPFAGGKPAGKMEDFVTGFIANAGEKEVYGRPVGVTTMPDGSLLVLDDAGNKVWRVAASKS
- a CDS encoding acyltransferase family protein produces the protein MPTAQPESRQYFPALTGLRAVAAGLVFVHHFNPFSAEKFGWTVHTLAAELHIGVTIFFVLSGFLIGYRYLGQERLQLRTYFANRFARIYPLYFLLTTATFVLCYYLGRDTADNLLEQYVLNITFLRGLFQQYLYTGIAQGWSLTTEEMFYVSAPLAFWLVRRSAHWLWALPLVLLAVGGALVLAGRPQPWHGFFDSFDFLLQFVYLGRAAEFFTGVALAWWLRQRGGQLPFQGLTYVGLAGMLACVAALSRLHGPEEYAFGVMTWPGMFINNMVLPLVGIGPLLWGLVQEDTWLRRLLGSGPLVLLGKSSYAFYLIHMGVFQQLLYEVVGNQIVCVLLLYVGSILLYRLLEEPLNRWLRRVLGRPAAPASVARNTADVTISG
- a CDS encoding alpha/beta hydrolase, with the translated sequence MNLRLLVLLPLLWLAFSSSAQPATPSPARLEQLGLVTSRFVQPRRVSVWLPPGYEQGRRYPVLYMHDGQNLFERATSYGGTAWEVDSVLTQLIGAKQARACIVVGVWNTDRRFREYAPAKPYAAMPEARRARLAQERPGTPLSDDYLKFLVQELKPRIDSQYRTSPRRLDTFVAGSSMGGLISLYAAMEYPQVFGGAACLSTHWPLSLKESTPDFTTAMLVYLQPRLTGRLRPRLYFDYGTTTLDAWYEPHQQRVDSLLRAVRYPRQRWLTRKYAGAAHNEAAWQQRVAVPLRFLLGR
- a CDS encoding phosphosulfolactate synthase, translated to MNYNLSQLPERTAKPREQGFTMVMDKGLSVREVEDFLEVGAPYTDIVKLGWATSFVTPNLKRKLAAYKEAGIPVYFGGTLFEAFIIRNQFDDYRRLLEEYGMEYAEVSDGSIDLVHDKKLEYIRTLAQDVQVLSEVGSKDAEKIIPPYKWISQMKTELEAGAVKVIGEAREAGNVGLFRSTGEVRSGLVEEILTQIPFEKILWEAPQKAQQVWFIKLLGPNVNLGNIAPNEIVSLETIRLGLRGDTFTDFLDMDNVDDMFKPEVKPVGRPGTSMPRG
- a CDS encoding tetratricopeptide repeat protein, producing the protein MNENYEDRDEVLDTVRRFERMVAQNEPVFFDLADFENIIDHYTTNTQYDKALQACEAAIAQYPFSTELLIDRSQVLAMKGEYLEASSQIENVAHLDPDNPDVAVTRGIIATQKGEFAEAVAFFLQAAERAPDRDDIFFNLGLAYQSWQKFKSAAKYYKKSLRINADNDVAVQELLYCLEVSERLEENLPFFQRFTDDDPYSAIAWYNLGQAYYRLEQLDKAVAAFEYAILVDGKFLEAHAYLASVYVSQERYREAIGEFELSYPEGQPTPEALCNIGECHEKLREWDAARRFYQKSIDLEPEMDEAWFGIGIIMNEQERYLEATHFFRKAVGIYAESVEYWMALAAAEYQVGNVVSALDAYEKAAEVAPDSKDVWLNWSIILYEQGNFQGAIDLMRNAVEVQPLEAELHYRLCAYQLAAGRFRDAYETLENALVLDFDKHKLLFEYFPELESQQALARLIDQYRK
- a CDS encoding NAD-dependent epimerase/dehydratase family protein, yielding MIFVTGGSGLIGSFLIPALVARGLRVRALYRQQIPALAGAEGVDWVEGDLRDTTLLTTALEGITHVFHCAGLVSYAPQDEEALLQVNVEGTAAIVDACLRQPGVRLCQVSSVAALGGGATETSVVPGSQPQLLDENTKWDLGAEHGAYATSKYLAELEVWRGVAEGLQAVIVCPSVILGPADWERSSTRLFRYAWQQHRFYTPGSVNFVDVRDVVDCMLYLTLDTQLTAERYVLSAGSLPLQEFLARAAACFGRRPPTVAVPDWVAEGIWRLEHLRSVLTGARPLITKDTARAGRRPVLYRAEKVQQATGRLFRPLQETIAWCCEQLQRRQQPAHTQGSGQ
- a CDS encoding tyrosine-protein phosphatase, yielding MASFFQKLFGSAATLPALAADGLAELGADMHSHVLPGLDDGAENLEQSLELLRELRALGYRKLIMTPHIMGDFYKNTPDGIRGALRALRQAASAAGLEDMTLECAAEYYLDEWFGPRLERGDEMLTFGGEKRYILVETSYINEPLNLAETIFQLQSRNYQPVLAHPERYTYFYGRFEDLVKVRENGAMLQVNLNSLAGYYSAGAKRVAEKLVDAGLVDMVGTDAHNLKHTATLRDKVLPAEYMRKLLALPLLNNTL